A genome region from Brassica oleracea var. oleracea cultivar TO1000 chromosome C2, BOL, whole genome shotgun sequence includes the following:
- the LOC106322662 gene encoding probable pectinesterase/pectinesterase inhibitor 61 yields the protein MRYYNIHRAFLIIFVPLTNLNFDLNQNQKKKTSTMGYGRLGQSGSAHPSQKDLATSLPEIQKKTKTKLILCTLAVLVVAAVCFGIFAGIRSIGSDRHEPKLNRKPTQEISRTCSKAQYTSLCIDTLLDFPGSSTADENQLLHISFNATLQSFSKALYSSSKISYTRMPPRVRSAYDSCLELLDDSVDALSRALSSVVISSSGNDESHSDVMTWLSSAMTNHDTCTDGFEGVGNGEVKDQVVGAVKDLSEMVSNCLALFSGNVKDLNGVTVVNRKLLGAEETEKFPSWLKRGDRELLGTPATAIQADVTVSKDGNGTVKTIAEAIKKAPEQSSRRFVIYVKSGRYEEDNLKVGRKKTNLMFIGDGKGKTVITGGKSIADDLTTFHTATFAATGAGFIVKDITFENYAGPSKHQAVALRVGGDHAVVYRCSIIGYQDTLYVHSNRQFFRECDIYGTVDFIFGNAAVILQSCNIYARKPMPQQKITITAQNRKDPNQNTGISIHACKLLATADLEASKGSFPTYLGRPWKLYARVVYMMSDMDDHINPRGWLEWNGPFALDTLYYGEYMNRGVGAGVGQRVKWPGYHVITSTIEASKFTVAQFISGSTWLPSTGVTFFSGLSE from the exons ATGCGCTATTATAATATTCATAGAGCCTTCCTCATCATCTTTGTCCCCTTAACAAACCTTAACTTCGATCTAAACCAAAACCAAAAAAAAAAAACTAGCACAATGGGTTACGGTAGGCTCGGACAGTCAGGTTCGGCACACCCGAGCCAGAAAGACCTTGCCACGTCACTCCCGGAGATACAAAAGAAAACTAAGACGAAGCTCATTCTCTGCACTTTAGCAGTTCTGGTCGTTGCAGCGGTCTGCTTTGGTATCTTTGCCGGCATCCGATCCATAGGTTCGGATCGACATGAACCTAAACTAAACCGTAAACCGACCCAGGAAATCTCCCGAACCTGTAGCAAAGCACAATACACGAGCCTCTGCATCGACACGCTTCTTGATTTTCCGGGATCTTCAACCGCCGACGAGAACCAGCTCCTCCACATCTCTTTTAACGCGACGCTTCAGAGTTTCAGCAAAGCACTTTACTCATCGTCGAAGATCTCGTACACTCGGATGCCTCCACGTGTACGTTCTGCTTACGACTCTTGCCTCGAGCTGCTCGACGACTCAGTCGACGCGCTCTCACGTGCCCTCTCCTCCGTCGTCATCTCTTCCTCCGGTAACGATGAGTCTCACTCCGATGTGATGACGTGGCTCAGCTCAGCGATGACCAACCACGACACTTGTACGGACGGGTTCGAAGGTGTCGGCAACGGAGAAGTGAAGGATCAAGTGGTCGGAGCGGTGAAGGATTTGTCGGAGATGGTGAGCAACTGCTTGGCGTTATTCTCCGGCAATGTCAAGGATTTAAACGGAGTTACGGTCGTGAACAGGAAGTTACTTGGCGCAGAAGAAACCGAGAAGTTTCCGAGTTGGTTGAAGAGAGGAGACAGAGAGCTTCTCGGTACTCCGGCGACGGCGATCCAAGCGGATGTCACGGTGTCGAAAGACGGTAACGGCACGGTTAAGACAATCGCAGAGGCGATCAAGAAAGCGCCGGAGCAAAGTAGCCGACGATTCGTCATCTACGTCAAATCCGGAAGGTACGAAGAAGATAATCTCAAGGTTGGTCGGAAAAAAACAAACTTAATGTTCATCGGAGACGGCAAGGGTAAAACGGTCATAACCGGTGGAAAAAGCATCGCCGATGACCTCACTACTTTTCACACCGCCACTTTCG CCGCGACGGGAGCTGGGTTTATAGTGAAAGACATAACGTTTGAGAACTACGCCGGACCATCTAAGCACCAGGCCGTGGCACTTCGTGTCGGCGGAGACCACGCGGTGGTTTACCGTTGCAGCATTATCGGTTACCAAGACACTCTCTATGTACATTCTAACCGACAGTTTTTCCGCGAATGCGACATTTATGGAACGGTTGACTTTATATTCGGGAACGCAGCTGTGATCTTACAGAGCTGTAACATCTATGCGCGTAAGCCAATGCCTCAGCAGAAAATCACCATCACGGCTCAGAACCGAAAAGACCCGAACCAGAACACGGGGATATCGATCCACGCTTGCAAGTTACTAGCCACGGCGGATCTTGAAGCCTCTAAAGGTAGTTTTCCGACGTATCTTGGCCGTCCGTGGAAATTATACGCTAGAGTTGTGTACATGATGTCGGATATGGACGATCACATTAACCCGAGAGGATGGTTGGAGTGGAACGGTCCGTTTGCGTTGGACACGTTGTACTATGGTGAGTATATGAACCGAGGGGTGGGAGCAGGTGTAGGTCAGCGAGTCAAGTGGCCGGGCTATCATGTTATTACTTCAACGATTGAGGCAAGCAAGTTCACGGTGGCTCAGTTCATTTCCGGTTCGACGTGGTTGCCTTCGACCGGCGTGACCTTCTTCTCAGGGTTGTCAGAGTAG
- the LOC106322883 gene encoding probable beta-1,3-galactosyltransferase 11 → MARKGTSMRLTSSRISSLLLSMFATFASFYVAGRLWQESQTRVHLISELHRVTGQGKSAISVDDTLKIIACREQKKTLAALEMELSAARQQGFVPKHTDGAETKKRPLVVIGIMTSLGNKKKRDAVRQAWMGTGASLKKIETEKGVIARFVIGRSANKGDSMDKSIDAENSQTDDFIILDDVVEAPEEASKKVKLFFAYAADRWDAQFYAKANDNIYVNMDALGSTLAALQGKPRAYIGCMKSGEVFSEPNQKWYEPEWWKFGDKKAYFRHAYGEMYVITNALARFVSINRDILHAYAHDDVSTGSWFVGLDVKHVDEGKFCCSAWSSEAICAGV, encoded by the exons ATGGCGAGGAAAGGGACGAGTATGAGATTAACGAGCTCCAGAATCTCTTCCCTTTTGCTCTCAATGTTCGCTACTTTCGCTTCCTTCTACGTCGCAGGCCG TCTATGGCAAGAATCGCAAACTAGGGTTCATCTTATAAGCGAGCTCCACAGAGTAACCGGACAG GGAAAATCCGCCATCTCAGTGGATGATACTTTGAAGATCATAGCTTGCAG GGAACAGAAGAAGACACTAGCAGCTCTTGAGATGGAGCTCAGTGCAGCTAGGCAACAAGGCTTTGTTCCCAAACATACTGATGGAGCCGAAACTAAGAAAAGACCATTGGTGGTAATTGGTATCATGACATCTTTGGGTAACAAAAAGAAAAGGGATGCAGTCCGGCAAGCATGGATGGGGACTG GTGCATCATTAAAGAAAATTGAAACTGAAAAAGGTGTGATTGCACGGTTTGTTATTGGAAGAAG TGCAAACAAAGGGGACAGCATGGACAAGAGCATTGACGCTGAAAACAGTCAAACCGATGACTTCATTATTCTT GACGATGTAGTTGAGGCACCCGAAGAAGCTTCTAAAAAGGTAAAACTGTTCTTTGCCTATGCTGCGGATAGGTGGGATGCACAGTTTTATGCAAAGGCCAATGATAATATCTACGTAAATATGG ATGCACTCGGGAGTACACTTGCGGCACTTCAAGGGAAGCCGCGGGCTTACATCGGTTGCATGAAATCAGGCGAAGTTTTCTCAGAACC GAACCAAAAATGGTATGAACCAGAATGGTGGAAATTCGGCGACAAGAAAGC ATACTTCCGGCATGCTTACGGGGAGATGTACGTTATAACTAATGCATTGGCTAGATTTGTATCGATCAATAG AGACATACTTCATGCTTATGCTCATGATGACGTGAGCACGGGGTCATGGTTCGTGGGACTTGATGTGAAACATGTAGATGAAGGAAAGTTTTGCTGTTCTGCTTGGTCCTCAG AAGCTATATGTGCAGGAGTGTAG
- the LOC106327424 gene encoding myosin IB heavy chain, giving the protein MDRLKDQRRPRYDGEESPPPEFDDGDEEGGTPGPFAGGKIRRKASRYREHRGDYLHVSSRPGLMKILEKQGDTSIRFADKVLKFTGSGKMKRRIFILTDFAIYLIDPESEAMTRRIGLAAVEKVCLSKLSDNFFAVIIPTEYDLLMASTRKTELVQVMVDVTKSASDYELEVLLSNRFEYNASASLVKEVSFEEAEGGIKTSFKWK; this is encoded by the exons ATGGACCGGCTCAAGGATCAAAGGCGGCCGAGGTACGATGGCGAAGAGTCTCCGCCACCTGAATTTGACGACGGAGATGAAGAAGGAGGGACACCGGGGCCTTTCGCGGGAGGTAAAATCAGGAGGAAAGCGTCTCGTTACAGAGAGCACCGTGGCGACTACCTTCACGTCTCCTCTCGTCCTGGGTTGATGAAGATCCTCGAGAAACAAG GTGACACGTCGATACGATTCGCTGATAAGGTGTTGAAGTTCACAGGATCGGGGAAGATGAAGAGGCGAATCTTCATCCTGACGGACTTTGCAATCTACCTGATTGATCCCGAGAGTGAAGCTATGACCCGGAGGATAGGTTTGGCAGCGGTGGAGAAGGTGTGTTTGAGCAAGTTGAGCGATAACTTCTTCGCTGTCATTATCCCCACGGAGTATGATCTGCTCATGGCCAGCACTCGCAAGACTGAGCTTGTTCAGGTCATGGTTGATGTGACTAAGAGTGCTTCTGACTATGAGCTTGAAGTCCTTCTCTCCAACAG GTTTGAGTACAATGCTTCTGCTTCATTAGTGAAGGAAGTTTCATTTGAGGAAGCTGAAG GGGGTATCAAGACCAGTTTTAAGTGGAAGTGA
- the LOC106327425 gene encoding ubiquitin-conjugating enzyme E2 10-like has product MASKRILKELKDLQKDPPTSCSAGPVAEDMFHWQATIMGPTDSPYAGGVFLVTIHFPPDYPFKPPKVAFRTKVFHPNINSNGSICLDILKEQWSPALTISKVLLSICSLLTDPNPDDPLVPEIAHMYKTDKNKYESTARSWTQKYAMG; this is encoded by the exons ATGGCGTCGAAGCGGATCTTGAAGGAGCTGAAGGATCTGCAGAAGGATCCACCCACCTCATGTAGCGCAG GACCTGTTGCTGAAGACATGTTTCATTGGCAGGCAACGATAATGGGTCCTACCGACAGTCCTTATGCTGGAGGTGTTTTCCTTGTTACCATTCACTTCCCTCCAGATTACCCTTTCAAGCCTCCTAAG GTTGCCTTTAGGACGAAGGTGTTCCATCCCAACATTAACAGCAACGGAAGCATTTGCCTCGACATCTTGAAGGAGCAATGGAGTCCTGCACTCACCATTTCCAAG GTGCTGTTATCGATATGTTCTTTGTTAACCGATCCAAACCCAGATGATCCTTTGGTGCCTGAGATAGCTCATATGTACAAGACTGACAAGAACAAGTATGAGTCCACTGCACGGAGCTGGACTCAGAAGTATGCCATGGGCTGA
- the LOC106323474 gene encoding uncharacterized protein LOC106323474, with product MANHIRVDCGMTEGKDAPTVMYEDNAASISQLKDGYIKGDQTKHILPKFFFTHELQKAGEVQVVQVRSRDNSADLFTKSLPTCTFRKLMHQFGMRRLKDL from the coding sequence ATGGCCAACCATATTCGAGTCGATTGTGGGATGACCGAAGGCAAGGACGCACCAACCGTGATGTATGAAGACAATGCAGCTTCCATTTCTCAGCTTAAGGATGGCTACATCAAAGGGGACCAGACGAAGCACATACTACCTAAGTTCTTCTTCACACACGAGCTACAGAAAGCCGGCGAGGTCCAAGTAGTCCAAGTGCGTTCCAGAGACAACTCAGCAGACTTGTTCACCAAATCACTTCCGACCTGCACGTTCAGGAAGCTCATGCATCAGTTTGGGATGCGTAGATTGAAAGATCTTTAG